A DNA window from Acetilactobacillus jinshanensis contains the following coding sequences:
- a CDS encoding metallophosphoesterase family protein has product MKFIHTADLHLDSPFDNLRNDGTPDAVWNLVYHSTYQSFAKIVRSAIDQQVDFVLIVGDLFDRQDQNVHAQNFLKHELSLLDQHQIPVLLSFGNHDYYSGDYQKLSYPGNTYVFPKQVTTKSLKLRDGTIVNVTGFSYGSRWEQQRIINDFPVKHDCDYQIGMIHGQISSGSSNYTPFSLDELLSKHYDYWALGHIHKRQVLNKWPPVVYPGNIQGRTPNETGDKGYLLVDSNHQFQPEFHATSLINWVTLPVQVTTVKDENELVDLILSTVQQQKYQKFHLVNIQLQLTNATNVNSDLITLINNQNLLDQLQALLQNHYQEWNAWVYNVTLSQHHDSKLQLKSDVWKKSADQVFQIGNVDQIAKKLFQRSFINQRFNKSKAINQLKQHVTQLILNHRGSQDDN; this is encoded by the coding sequence ATGAAATTTATTCATACCGCGGATTTACATTTAGATAGTCCGTTTGATAATTTACGAAACGATGGAACGCCGGATGCGGTCTGGAACTTAGTTTATCACTCAACTTATCAATCGTTTGCTAAGATTGTTCGATCCGCCATCGATCAGCAGGTTGACTTTGTTTTAATCGTTGGTGATCTATTTGATCGACAGGATCAGAATGTTCATGCCCAGAATTTTTTGAAGCATGAATTAAGCTTATTAGATCAGCACCAGATTCCGGTCTTACTGAGCTTTGGTAATCATGATTATTATTCTGGTGATTACCAGAAATTGAGTTACCCAGGGAATACCTACGTTTTTCCTAAACAGGTAACAACTAAATCGTTAAAATTACGTGACGGAACTATCGTGAACGTTACCGGGTTTAGTTATGGTAGTCGTTGGGAACAGCAACGCATAATTAATGATTTTCCGGTCAAACATGATTGTGATTATCAGATCGGGATGATTCACGGCCAAATTAGTAGTGGATCTTCTAATTACACGCCGTTTAGTCTTGATGAACTGCTTAGTAAACACTATGATTACTGGGCCTTGGGTCACATTCATAAGCGTCAGGTTCTTAATAAATGGCCACCAGTTGTTTATCCAGGTAATATTCAGGGTCGAACCCCGAATGAAACGGGCGATAAGGGTTATCTTCTAGTTGATAGCAATCATCAATTTCAACCTGAATTTCATGCTACGTCACTGATTAATTGGGTAACGTTACCGGTTCAAGTAACGACCGTTAAAGATGAAAATGAATTAGTTGATTTAATTTTAAGTACTGTCCAACAGCAGAAATATCAGAAATTCCATCTGGTGAATATCCAGTTGCAATTGACTAATGCTACTAATGTAAATTCTGATTTAATAACGTTGATTAACAATCAGAATTTATTGGATCAGTTGCAAGCCTTGTTACAGAATCATTATCAGGAGTGGAATGCTTGGGTATATAACGTCACTTTAAGTCAACATCATGATTCGAAGCTCCAGCTTAAATCGGATGTCTGGAAAAAGAGTGCTGATCAGGTCTTTCAGATTGGTAATGTTGATCAAATTGCTAAGAAATTATTCCAGCGTTCGTTTATTAATCAGCGGTTTAACAAGTCAAAAGCAATTAATCAGTTAAAACAGCACGTAACGCAATTAATACTTAATCATAGGGGTTCTCAAGATGATAATTAA